The window aaataatttttcatttttttaaataaaatttattattgatatttttctattataaactTACTTTGTTTTTTACGTGATGAATCAGAATTTAAATCTAAAACAGGCTTTCTCTGGTGTCTCttcattattaaatcatgtaatatttattatttaattaatagatttaataaaaatgtcaacaataaattcaaaacaCAACACTCAATGATAACAATTGATTGGTTAAATTGTTAACCttacttttatttaacattttatttgtccttaatatatcatcaatttttaattattttttactgatgattggttgaaaaacaatttatttatttattttacaattgttcaaaataattaaaaggaTTGTCTGTCctccaaaaaattttaatgagtgtagagagagagggagagtgtcatcacaataataataataaaaaagagagcAGAGTTGCCAAcccgagagaaaaaaaacacacacacacacacatacagtGACACTTTGACACTTGACAGTAAATATTGACGtggacatttattattatattatttattaatatatgttttaagacattataaacaattgtcaATTAACAATTTGAGTGTCTCGAGTgtctactttatttttaataaattataattgcatAATGTCCAACAAAgcatcattaatttatcaataaacaacgtaagttttatttcataaccctgataaaaaataaaaacaaagtaaacaaatattattattaataataattattaaactttgcaggtatataaacataattaaagttttaaaaaaataataaaaatgacagaAACAAATGTcaatatgaatttaataaattgggATAGAATGGAGGATGCCCTGGCACCACTGTCAGATAAACAAAAGTACTTGATAGCATGTCTAGAAGAGGAAGTTATGAAAACAGATGTAGAAAATTATAACAGTCCATCATCAAAGCCAACTGATGATTCTTTAAATCAACAGCAACATGATGATGACaacaaacaaattgaaaaaatagaaacatgtcgtgaattattaaaattatatgcaACTCTTGAAACAAAATGTGAGTCATCAGAGTATACAAGATACTCAAATTATTTAGAGCAATTAAAAACAAGAAGAGATGAATGTCAAAGtctatgtaaaaatattgaagatgCACTTGATGATTTTGCACAATTATCACGTCAATATGCAATTGTATCTGGCAAAACAACATCACTACATTCAGCAACTGAACAATTAATATCAGAACAAGAAAAACTAAATGATCTTGTTAATCAAATTGGTCagtatacaaaatattttaaagaatcAAATTTCATAATGGACAAGCTTGATTCACCAAGTTTATCTGTACGAAGTGAtacatttattgatataactgaaaaaattgaaaaaaacattgaatttatggaaaaaaatgataaatttaaagaagCAAGTTCTTATCTTGTTAAATATCGTCATTGTCAATCACGAGTTATTAATATGATGCACAATTGGATAATGAGTCTATTGGATGAAGCaacaaaaagtattttaaatcaaaatgaaGATTTTAGTGAATTAAATCATCAAGGTCAAACTGATTCATCATTGATCAACACACCAGACACAATAATGGCTTTACTATATGGTCgttttcaacaaatattacCAAAAATGAGACCAAtcgttaatattattgaaaaaagatcATACAAACGTCAAGAGTATGATTCATTGTTGGCTGATTGTCATCAAAAGTACCTGACAAAAAGAGGAATGGTACTTGTTCCAAGTGTACAAATGGGATTACAATCAGCAAAAGATAAATACAATGGTGATCATTGTAGTCATGTGAGACATGCATGTTCACTTCTTCTTCATGCTTCCATAGATGAGTAcagattattttatcaattttttgataaaaaaacatcagCACTTACTGAGTATCTTGAGAGTCTTTGTACGTCATTGTATGATTCATTAAGAccatcaattataaatataattcactTGGAGACACTTGCTGAAATATGTTGTATATTAAGAATTGAAATGTTGGAAGAACATGTGCATAATAATATGGAAGCATTGGAAGGTTTTGGAAATGTTTGTTTGCAACTTCTTCATGATGCACAAGAGAGACTTGTTTATCGTGCTCATCTTTATTTACAATCTGACATACAGGGCTATAATCCATCACCAGGTGATTTAGCTTAtcctgataaattaaaaatgatggaGGACATTGCTGAATCATTGAGAGAAGAAGATAGACAagcaagaattaaaaaaatatctgttaCTTCACTTGTACCTTCAGTTATTGGCTCATCAAATGagagtttaaatttaaaacaagaacagcaacaacaacagaaaCATATTGCATTTGAGCCACTTATGCAAAAATCAAGTGTATCAAATTCACCAGCTGATTTACATGGAATGTGGTATCCAACTGTTAGACGTACACTTGTTTGTTTATCACGTCTTTATCGTTGTGTTGATAGACCAGTATTTCAATCATTGAGCCATGACGCAATAACATTTTGTGTTGAGAGTGTTGAAAatgctaaagaaaaaattcaacaaagaTCAACAGAAAttgatgcattattatttcaaattaaacatttattaatattacgaGAACAAATTGCTCCATTTCAAGttgattttacaattaaagaatattcacttgatttttcaaaagttaaaaCAGCTGCATTTGGTTTATTGGAAAAACGTTCAAGGCTATTTGCATTATCAAATAATGCATTGTTAGAATTTTTACTTGAAGGAGCACCAAGAATGAAAGAACATCTTATTGATTCAAGAAAACATGTTGATGCTAAATTAAAAGCATCTTGTCAAAGACTCATTCAACATTGTACAGATATTATTGTTGAGCCAATAAATCAATTACTTGAAcaatcaaaacaaaataataataacaatgatgaaGTGATTAAAATTGAAGCACAGCAAGTTGCTAAAGTTGTTAGTGAATCATtgagattaattaaatttcgttTACCAAGTATACAACAATCAATGCAATTATATTTGGCAAATAAAGAAACAgagtgtatattatttaaaccaaTTAGAAATAATGTTGTTGGTATATTTGCTCAATTGtcacattttatttatgcCAATTATAGTACAGAAGAACAGCTATTGATTGCGTGTCCATTGCCAGaacaaatatcaattatgcttAGTTCAACAAGTCTATCACATGgtaaaagtattgaaaatttaaaaagtccAACATCAACACAACCAGAAGAACAATCATCtcataataacaacaattctTTTGCTGATATTGTCAATTAgctatttaattatcaagattgtttgtaaatatatattattattattatttatggtatatgcattttatttaataaaattgatttgtttttaatttgaatttaattaaaattattttaaaaaaaaaatttaaatatatgacCTAGTGAGCTGATTTTGAatgattcaaatttttttttttcaatggaaGTAAGATTGAGATTATTCTATAACCAAGAgttagtttttttatcattatttatttatttatttttaaattaatattatttcttgctgacaattcatgaaaatatattgttaataataattatgatttatgaTTGTTGAAACTTTAAATCAATCTagtttattatctaattttcattttgctgTTTCTGTTTTTCAACATAAActgttaaatattcatttttaatttttgtggcAGACATACCATCTTCACATGACATGACtagtgtcaatttttttttacgatttcttgatatttctttTGCTTTTTCGACAAATTCAGAAGTTACTCCTGTGTTCATAACGCAAAAATATTGCATCtctggtgaattttcaagaactTTCGTGACTGATTgattagtaattttattgctcCATGGTAAATACAATTCTACcatatttttaagtaatttaattgaagaatCAGTGACGTTATCATTAAACCCGCAACAagcaagaatttttaaatcattcatCTTTGAAAGTGCTACTATACCAGCATCTGTTACCATTTCACAAGGTGTACGAAGTCTGCGTAATTGCCTCATGAGATTggcaatattatataaaaaattatcggTAACTCCACGATATCTTATATATAATTCCTCCATTTCTGCATAGAGTGATATGgtagtcattttattttcaaggtaATAATAATCGTCGATAAAGAGTGATATTGTTTTAGAGATAGATCTCGGATTCAAATAATTGCATAAACTTGGGGTCCAGCCTATACCAGCAATGTGAACTGTTTCCAAGGCCGTCAGTTTAGAAACCACCtgcaaaacaaataatttatgagtACCTCTATGTAAAGAATACAAGGAATTTTTGCTTATTAGTTTTGTCATAGATATAAAGTTAAACTTACACTAGTCATTTCTTCTGGAAAGTTAGTGTTGTCTCCCATGCATCCGGGCCAATTTGACAGATTCAATTCAGTCAAGGTATCCGCAACGTTCAACAATGAATTGATTAAAGTAAGAGGTAAATATGCatgtttattaaaacattgaaatataatttttaatacttttagttTCGAAAGACGTGTAAATGCATTATCTAATATTGCATTGTCAATAAACTTGATTCTTATTCGAAGTTTTACTAAGTTAGGACAATATTCATTGATAACTGGCACTATGTTACTTTTAGGATAGACTGACAAGTCTAATTCTCGTAAATAATAGCCACATTTATTAAGTAGTCCTTTCAAAAAGTTGAATTGTCCATCGAGTGTTGGATAATTTTTCTCTAAAAAATGTGGATACTCATCATATCGCCAATAagttaattcaagttttttgacattaaaccAAGAATAATCATCAAGGGctcttttccattttttgcatactaaaaaaaataaattaattgttattactaaataattttttaaatttgataatttaacataCCCAATGCAATTTTCGGCCACTCCCATGCTGGCacatagataaatatttcagACAGGAAATCATCATTATCGTATTGCTGAAAagattaatcaatatttatatttaataacaataatttaatatttaatttgaaaaacacTGCAGTTATTTTAACTcaccttatatttttttactaattttttttccagttctGATTCATGTAATCTTTTggatttaatcatttttaatcaaatgtGTCGCATTGGCGAGCAATGAGCATACATGTACTGGGGCCTGATCAGGCTTGATGGCACTCGTGCACCTGATGAGCCCGATCACCCGATTGAGCCCGATCAGGCCGGCTGATTCTCGAATATTGGCATAGAGTGCACGTGcgtgagagagagagagaaagagagagagagagagagagagagagataatATATTGTTGCACCCAAGAAAACTAGAAACCTTGTAGTGTGAATAAATCTCAATAAATCTGTTCACACAAgcatgcaatttatttttgtgtgcGTCAACTACCTTCTGCTGCCGGTTTTACTCTACGATTATCTATCTTAGGCTTGTGTGTATACAACCTCAATTTTCCCACGTGTTCTTTCAATAACatacacaaatattttttatatttttttttcttgtaattaattttattcttgcaCAAAGTTCAGTTATTGTACGAACAAAATTCTACcagttaatatataattataaattgtattgtttttagaaatatttcaacatgacaactgtatgtatatttcaaaaaaataatattctaaaattttataatcaagtcTCGATCAAAatcaatgtctttttttttttttttttaatttttctaaattttcctATTTTACTATTGTTGATTGAGCCATACtgtttaaaaaactatttaaattttaaacacaagtattttcgttatttgatttgatttttttttttaaataaaattaatttttttattcaacagcTAACAAGTCATAAGAGGCGTACATTATTTGAAGCGTGTGTTAATGATCAAGTTACTAttgttaaaaacattttaaaaaaaggacaCAATGTAAATGAGGAAACAGAAAGTGCTGCATCTCCAATGTCAATTGCTTGTGGAGCTGGCTCTTTAAATGTTGtaaaggtaatttttttatcatctatatattttattattattatttatatatttcattgttgtattttgtttgtttttttttatttcagttatttttaaaaaataaagtaaacaTTGAAAAAGGTTGCAATATATTAGGTGCCACTCCATTGATACTGTCATCCGACAGTGGTCATCTTGAAattgtcaaattattattggaaAGTGGTGCTGATATTACAGCTCAATCAGCAACAAGTTATACACCATTAATGTACGCCTGCAATAAGGGCCATGTAGCAGTTGTAAAAGAGCTGCTGAAATGGAAAGCCAATGTCGATGATTACAATAAAGATGGATGCACACCGTTAATCATAGCAGCCAGAGGCGGTCATGCTGAAATTGTGAAGCTATTATTGGCTCATAATGCTAACATTGATTGCCAATCAAAATCCGGTAATACACCATTAATATATGGTTGTGGTCTTGAAGGTCCAGGTCATTTAGAAGTTGTTCAGGTACTTTTAAATAGTGGTgcaaatattgaaatatccaATCACAATAAAGTAACTCCATTGATGGCAGCATCACGTGCTGGCAATGTTGATATCGTTAAATTATTACTGGATCATTTTGCTaacataatattgattaaaaatcaaaCGTAGGTGAAACAGCATTATCATTAGCAACAAGtggtgaaattaaaaaaatattataaaattatgtacattgatataaaatagaCATCAATATATAACaccgaatttttttttttttttttttttttttcaataaaaaataaacattaataacaaaataaaaaaaatatttactataatttttttttgtaaaattgatattatttaaaaaaaattaataaaaaaaaaaataatatataaattttcatttaaaaataatataacatgcAAATGTATTGTCATTTGTAGAAAATacctaataataaataaataaataataattttttaaatgttgacTTGAAAATACTTTATACCTTTATTAAAagcatataaaattaattattcaacaataaaacgaataaataaaagcaataaaattttaatgattgttattttttattaaaaatattaattacagaTGTTATTAATTGCAAATTAGAATTTATCAATAACCAGGGGTTagcttttttatcattgtttattaatttattatttgaattaatactatatatttaatacaatattatttctagctttattattttcattaaaaatatgaatgttGTCAATAATTatgcatgttttttttttttttataatattgtaacATCGTTCAAGTTTTCAATCAATAGCTATCgaaatatctaatttttactttttggttTATCTTCgtcaaaatacaaaattgttaaatattcataaaattttgtgGTAGACATACCATCTTCACATGGCATGACTAGTATCAATCTTTCTTTAcgattttttgatatttcttttGCTTTTTCGATAAATTCAAAAGTTACACCTGAGTACGCAACCGCatctgttttaaattattcaaattcatttttttttttttttaaatagcaaTAAAATTAGGATTTATCAATTACCAGGGGTTagcttttttatcattgtttatttatttattatttgaattaatactatacatttaatacaatattatttctaactttattatttttattaaaaatatatatgttgtcAATAATTAtgcatgttgtttttttttttataattgtaacATTGTTTGAGTTTTCAATCAATCTAGTATTCTTAGTTATAGTTATCATGAATAGCTACATATCAATAGCTAATGataaatatctaatttttaacttttgcgTTTATTTTTGTCACTATAAGTAACTGTTAAAtatccatttttaatttttgtggcAGACATACCATCTTCACATAACATGACtagtgtcaatttttttttacgatttcttgatatttcatctgcttttttgataaattcagaAGTTACACCTGTGTTCTTAACACTTAAATATTTCATCtctggtgaattttcaagaactTTCGTGGCTGATtcattagtaattttattgctcCATGGTAAAGACAATTTTaccatatttttaaataatttaattgaagaatCAGTGACGTTATTAATCCCGAAAAATGTAAGAAATTTCAAATCATTCATCTTTGAAAGAGCTACTATACCAGTATCTGTTACCATATCACAAGGTATACGAAGTGTACGTAATTGCCTCATGAGATTGGCAATATTATATAACAAATCATCGGTGACTCCATTTCTTTCTATATATAATTCCTTCATTTCTTCATAGAGTGATATGATAGTCATTTTATGTTGAAGGTAAAGAAAATCGTCGTTAaagagtaatatttttttagaaagaGCTCTCGAATTCAAATAATTGCATAAACTCGAGGGACAGCCTATACCAgcaatgtgaatttttttcaaggccGTCAGTTTAGGAACCACCtgcaaaacaaataattcatcagtaCCTCTATGTAAAGAATAGAGAGAATTTTTGCTTGTTGTTTTTGTCTAAGATATAAAGTTAAACTTACACTAGTCATTTCTTTTGGAAAGTAAGTGTTGTTTCCCATGCATCTAGGCCAATATAACAGACTCAATTCAGTCAATGTATCAGCAACGTTtaacaatgaattaattaaagtaaCAGGTAATTGTGTATAGTATCTTACGATATTAAGAATTCTAAAACattgaattacaatttttaatactttcagTTTAGAAAGACCTTTAAATGCATTGTTTAATATTGCATTGTCAATAGATTCAATTCTTATTCGAAGTTTCTCGAGGTTTGGACAATATTCACTGATAACTGGCAATATGTTACAATGAGCATAGACTGACAAGTCTAATTCTGTTAAATAACGTCCACATATATTAAGCAGTcctttcaaaaaattaaattgtcccTCGAgtgttggataatttttttctaatacatGTACATACTTATCATATTGCCAATAagttaattcaagttttttgactTTAAACCAAGAATCATCGAGGGctcttttccattttttgcatactaaaaagaataaattaattgttattactaaataattttttaaattaaatcaaataatttattttacctaATGCAATTTTTGGTCTTTCCCATGCTGGAacatacatgaatatttcagcCAGACAATCATCATTGACACGCTCAGATGTATCATAATCGTGTTGGCATAtctaaaaagaataattaattaatatttaatttacaagcaTGCGGTGAGTACAATTATTTTCGACTAACCATGTCATCCTCTTTATCGTAGGACCATGTCATAATTCGATTTTCAGCCTTATGATGTTGGTAGTATTGCTGAAAAGActgatcaatttttattttcaacaacaataatttgatatttaatttgaaaagcACTCTAGTTATTTTAACTCgcctgataatttttttactaattttttgtCCAGTTCATGTGATCAGTGATGTTCtaaattcaatcatttttgattaaatgTGTCGGACAGGCGAGCATACATGTACACCATGTACATATGTACTGGGGCCTGATGACACTAGTGCACCCATGTGCACCTGATGCACCCGATAAGGCCTAATTCACCAAAATTGGCATAGAGTGCAGTTGAGTGCAAGTGAGTGAGCGAGACAGACAAGAACatacacaaatttttttttttttaatatttgttcttGTAATTAGTTTCATTTTTGCACAAAGTTCAGTTATTGTgcgaacaaaatttttatcagttaatatatattaataattgtattgtttttataatttcttcaaCATGCCAActgtatataataaacaaacaaagagaaaaagttaaattaaaatgaaaattttaaaaaataatttcgtaATCTTTGTCaactaattaacaaaatatagtttaaaaatattttatgataatggtGAATATGAGGAAGTTCAACAGAACTCAGAAGTGAAATTGACTAAAAAAATGTCTGTAcatatattgttgttttttttttttttaaattcgctaattcatttattaacaatatttttttttttttttttcatatattttataatgtagCTTGTTTGAATGCGgggaatgaaaaataattaaatgatgattgaATGTTTgttggatatttatttaacttgacagataaattttttaattattttttttatatttttatttttttattatattattgtttttcagccaaaagaatttaattcatcatcaccatcatcatcttagctttgttttttattatgatttaatacatttttttttttttgagtaatgTAAGAGGTGGTTGAtctttttatctattaaaaataatatatttattttttattgaaatcatAAATTAAGTAATAATTGTTTGGATTAATTAGACAATAGACGTGTTGTttgataatcaattattatttatttatgacaattgttaaattatatatcaatcaacttgttttttacttt is drawn from Aphidius gifuensis isolate YNYX2018 linkage group LG3, ASM1490517v1, whole genome shotgun sequence and contains these coding sequences:
- the LOC122853419 gene encoding conserved oligomeric Golgi complex subunit 3: MTETNVNMNLINWDRMEDALAPLSDKQKYLIACLEEEVMKTDVENYNSPSSKPTDDSLNQQQHDDDNKQIEKIETCRELLKLYATLETKCESSEYTRYSNYLEQLKTRRDECQSLCKNIEDALDDFAQLSRQYAIVSGKTTSLHSATEQLISEQEKLNDLVNQIGQYTKYFKESNFIMDKLDSPSLSVRSDTFIDITEKIEKNIEFMEKNDKFKEASSYLVKYRHCQSRVINMMHNWIMSLLDEATKSILNQNEDFSELNHQGQTDSSLINTPDTIMALLYGRFQQILPKMRPIVNIIEKRSYKRQEYDSLLADCHQKYLTKRGMVLVPSVQMGLQSAKDKYNGDHCSHVRHACSLLLHASIDEYRLFYQFFDKKTSALTEYLESLCTSLYDSLRPSIINIIHLETLAEICCILRIEMLEEHVHNNMEALEGFGNVCLQLLHDAQERLVYRAHLYLQSDIQGYNPSPGDLAYPDKLKMMEDIAESLREEDRQARIKKISVTSLVPSVIGSSNESLNLKQEQQQQQKHIAFEPLMQKSSVSNSPADLHGMWYPTVRRTLVCLSRLYRCVDRPVFQSLSHDAITFCVESVENAKEKIQQRSTEIDALLFQIKHLLILREQIAPFQVDFTIKEYSLDFSKVKTAAFGLLEKRSRLFALSNNALLEFLLEGAPRMKEHLIDSRKHVDAKLKASCQRLIQHCTDIIVEPINQLLEQSKQNNNNNDEVIKIEAQQVAKVVSESLRLIKFRLPSIQQSMQLYLANKETECILFKPIRNNVVGIFAQLSHFIYANYSTEEQLLIACPLPEQISIMLSSTSLSHGKSIENLKSPTSTQPEEQSSHNNNNSFADIVN
- the LOC122851134 gene encoding ankyrin repeat and KH domain-containing protein 1-like, with amino-acid sequence MSIHLTSHKRRTLFEACVNDQVTIVKNILKKGHNVNEETESAASPMSIACGAGSLNVVKLFLKNKVNIEKGCNILGATPLILSSDSGHLEIVKLLLESGADITAQSATSYTPLMYACNKGHVAVVKELLKWKANVDDYNKDGCTPLIIAARGGHAEIVKLLLAHNANIDCQSKSGNTPLIYGCGLEGPGHLEVVQVLLNSGANIEISNHNKVTPLMAASRAGNVDIVKLLLDHFANIILIKNQTLERPLNALFNIALSIDSILIRSFSRFGQYSLITGNMLQ